The window CGCCCGCCCAGCGCCGTCCCCTGGGAACCCGACCCGGTGTCGCGCTTCCTGTCCCACGCCTCGCGCGGGGCCCGCGAGCTCGCGGTACGCCTCACCCAGGCGCCCGTCAACCTCCCCGTCGCGGAGCTGATCCAGCGCAACATCCCCCACGCGCCCCGCGACGGACGCCTCGCCGTCACCGAGATCGCCGAGGTCTTCGGCGGCGAGCTGATGGACCCGACTCTGCCGCCCGGCGACCTGCACGACCCGGCCGCCACCGCCCTGGAGTTCCTGCCCGGGGTCCGCAGGGACCTGCTCGGCAGGTTCGGCGACCTCAGCGTCATGCGGTCGGTGTACTACTCGCTGGGCATCGAGTTCAAGGACTCCGCACGGATCTACCAGTGGCTGGCCCGGATCGAGACCGGAGCCCCCCTCGTGCCCTCGCTCGACGGGGAGGAGGGCCTGGCCGCGGCCGTGCTCCCCGCGCTGTCCGAGATGCCCGGCGAGTACCGCCGCTTCGCCGGGCACCTGCGCGCCGCGCTGGAGGGGGACTCCGCCCCCGCGGTCCCGGGCGGCGCCACCGCTCCCTCCGCCACCGACCGCCGCACGCCCGCCGCCCCCCGAGAGGAACCGAGTCCGACCGTGACCGACACCCGCGCCTCCGAGACCGAATCCGCCCCCTCGGAGCCCACCATCCCGCGCTCCCGGAGGCGCCAGTCCCGGACCCGGCCCCTGGCCAAGCTCCGCGGCGTGCCTCCGCACAACCTCAACTTCACGGGGCGCGAGAAGATCCTCGAACGCGTCCACGGTCTGCTGGAGGAGTCCTCGGGCGGGATCTACCTGCTGTCGGGCGGGGGCGGCATCGGCAAGACCCAGATCGCCACCGAGTACGCGCACCGGTACCGGGACAGCTACGACCTGATCTGGTGGGTCCCCGCCAACAGCCCCGCCGACATCCAGCAGTCCTACATGCACCTGGCCCGGCACCTGGGCCTGGCCGAGGACGGCGGCAACCTGGAGAAGACCGCCCAGCGCGTCCGGGACGTGCTGGAGAGCGACCCCGAGGTGGGGCGCTGGCTCCTCATCCTGGACGACGTCTCCAACCTGGACCAGCTGGGTGGGGGCGAACTTCCGACCGACGGCCCCGGCGACATCATCATCACCTCCCGCGACCAGAGCTGGATCCCCAGCGGGCGCAGCGAGGGTTCGGTCGTGCCGAGCCTGACCCCGCAGGAGAGCGTCGCGCTGCTCCGCAAGGTCTGCCCCCAGGGGCTGGAGGACGACGATGACGCCCTCCGGATCGCCGAGCGCCTGGAGCACCTGCCCCTGGCGCTGGCGCAGGTCGGCGCCTACCTGCGCGACTCCCTGATGAGCGTCGAGGACTTCCTCCAGCTGATCCAGGACAAGTTCGACGACCTGGTCACGCACGTGGAGTCGGAGGACCTGTACCCCCTGCCGCTGGCCGCCGCCTGGAACATGCAGCTCGACGACCTGAGGCGCGGCACCGGGGGCGACCGCGCGCTCAAGCGGATGGTCCGCGAGTTCGTCCAGCTGTGCTCGTTCTTCGGCCCCCGCCCGCTGGCGCGCACCCTCTTCCACCGGGCCCGGGGCCTGAGCGCCAACCCCGAGCTGGCGCAGATCCTGGGCAACGAGATGGCCCTGTCCCGGGTGCTGCGCTACGTGAGCAGGCACAGCCTCGCCGAGTTCGACCGGTCCAAGCACACCTTCCAGATGCACGTCACCTTCCAGACCGTCGTGCAGAGCACGCTCGGCGACGAGGAGCGGGTGCGCTACCGGGACCTGGCCCACCGCCTGCTGGCGCAGAGCGACCCCCTCGGCCCCGAGCTGCCGCAGAACTGGCCCGAGTACCAGCTGCTGCTGACCCACGTGACCGCCTCCGAGGCGTGGCGCAGCCACGACCCGCAGGTCCGCGGCCTCGTCCACAACGTGATCGTGTACCTGGTGGAGACGGGCAACGACGACGCGACGCTGGAGCTGGCGGACCGCGCCATCGAGGCCTGGTACGACGACATCCCGCAGCGGTTCCAGGTCCAGCTGCTGCGCGCCAGGGTCCTGCGCCTGCGGGGCGACAACGAGGTCGCCCTCGCCGAGGCGGAGCGGATGTACGCCGAGCAGTCGGAGCTGGAGGGCCCCGAGAGCGAGGAGGCCCTGGAGGCGCGGCGGGCCCGGGCCATCGCGCTGAGCAACCTCGGCCACTACGACGAGGCCCTGGCCATGTTCGAGGACATCCACCGGACCAGGACCGCGCTGTTCACCGAGGACGACGAGAACACCCTGGTCATCGCGCACGACATCGGGGACTGCCTGCGCCGTCTGGGCCGCTTCCAGGACGCCCTGGACCTGGACCGCCGCACCCTCGAACAGCGCAAGTACCTGTTCGGGTCGAACGGCATCCCGACCCTGCGCTCCCGGCTGTCGGTCGGACTCGGCCTCATGGCCCTCGGACACCTGGAGGAGGCCCGGGAGGCCCTGGAGGACTGCCAGCGGCGCTTCGAGGCCACCGAGGCGGACGCCAGCGCGCACACCTCGGAGATCCCGATCTTCCTCTCCGTGGTCAACCGCAGGCTCGGCGCCCACGGGTCGGCCCTGGAACTGTCCCAGCGGGCAGTGGACGCCAACACCTCGCGCCACCGGCCGCACTCCCGGGTGACACTGCACGTCAACAGCATCCACATGGTGAACCTGGCCTTCGCCGAGCGGGTGGCCGAGGCCAAGAGCCTGGCCGACGACCTCCTGGAGCACATGGACGCCGTGTACTCCGGCCGCCACCTCTTCCCGTGGGCCTCACGGGCCAACGCGGCGATCGTGCTGCGGATGGCGGGCGAGTACGAGCGGGCGTACGCGCTCGACGTCGAGGCCCGGCAGGAGATCCTGCGGCTCTTCCCGGACGCGCGGATCACCGTCGCCGCGGTCGAGGTGAACCTGGGCAGCGACCTGTTCGCCCTGGGGCGGCTCAAGGAGGCCCGGGCCCAGGACGCGGCCAGTGTGGAGCTGTGCCGGGAGGTCCTCGGCGAGCACAACCTCTTCCTGACCACCGCCCGGCGCAACCTGCTGATCAGCCGCCGGGCACTGGGCGAGGACGTCCGGGAGGAGTGGGCGGCCCTGCGCGACCACTACACCGCCCGGTTCGGCCCGGACCACCGGTTCGTGACCACGATGGCGGAGTACGCCCGGCTGGACACCGACATCGTCCCGGTCCGGACCTGAGGCCAGAGACCACCGCGCGGCACCCCGGACCGCTCTCCGGGGTGCCGGGACGTGCCTGAACACGGTGCCGTCAGGGCGTCGGCGCGCCCCGGGGAGAGGCGGGGAATCCCTTTCCCGTGTCCGGGCCGGGAGGGAAAGGGGAGTCGGGGAACGGCGCCCCCTTTGCCGTCCCGGAAATATCCGGGACCGGTTTCCGGGGTTCTCAGGACAGGGACGCCAGCAGCGACAGCCACTCGCCGGCGCCGAACCGCAGCGTGTGCCCGTCCGGATGGTGGGAGTCGCGGAACAGGATCCGGCCCGGTTCCCCCAGGGAGGCCTCGCAGCACGAACCCGCGTCCGAAGACATCGACGACTTGCGCCACCCGGTACCGTCGCGTCCGTCGCGCCAGCGGGCACGCGCGTCGTTTCGCCCGGTCATAACTGGTTCGCCCCACCGTTTCCTCCGCACGGACGGCAGCGGAATCTCGTCTTTTGCGGACACTTCCCAGTATTTTACTTTCCGAGCTCTCCCACAGGAATAGCTTTACCCCTCGCCAAGGAACGTATGAGGTCAAAGTGAACAAAGTGATCGACTTCGTCACCGACGACGGCACCGTGGTCAGTATCGAGTCCGTACCCGCCCGGCGGGAGGGGGCCGCCAACGTCTCCAGGAGGTCCGAGGAGGCCACCGGCGACAGGCGGCTCGACGACGTCCTGCTGCGGATCCGCAAGGTCGCCGAGGCGGTGTCCGGGCAGTTGCGGGAACTGTCCTCCTCCTCGCTCGCCCCCTCCGAGACCGAGGTGGAGTTCGGGGTGAGCGTGACCGCCGAGGCCGGGGCCGTGGTCGTCAAGGGGAGCGCGGAGGCCACCTTCAACGTCAGGATGACCTGGTCGGACAAGGGCTGAGCGCACACGGCGGTGGCCCGGGTCGCGCGCCACGACCCGGGCCACCGCCGGTGGGGAGGAAGCCCTCCGGCCCCTGCGGTCCCGGTCAGGGGACCCAGGGCCCCACTAGTCCCAGTCCAGGCCGCCGCCGGTCTGGTACTCGATGACGCGGGTCTCGAAGAAGTTCTTCTCCTTCTGGAGGTCCATCATCTCGCTCATCCACGGGAACGGGTTCTCCGTCTCACCGAAGATGGGCGCCAGGCCGATCTGCTCGGCGCGGCGGTCGGTGATGAAGTGCATGTACTTCTCGCACAGCTCCGCGTTGAGGCCGAGCACGCCGCGCGGCATGGTCTCGCGGCCGTAGGCCACCTCCAGCTCGCAGGCCTCGGTGAGCATCTGCCGGACCTCGGCCTGGAACTCCTCGCTCCACAGGTGCGGGTTCTCGATCTTGATCTGGTTGATCACGTCGATGCCGAAGTTCAGGTGGATCGACTCGTCGCGCAGGATGTACTGGTACTGCTCGGCGATGCCGACCATCTTGTTGCGGCGGCCCAGCGACAGGATCTGCGCGAAGCCGGTGTAGAACCACATGCCCTCGAAGATCACGTAGAAGGCCACGAGGTCGCGCAGGAAGGCCTGGTCGGCCTCCGGGGTGCCCGTGCGGAACTCGGGGTTCTCCAGGTTCTGCGTGTACTTGAGCGCCCAGGCGTCCTTGGCGGTGATCGAGGGGACCTCGCGGTACATGTTGAAGAGCTCGCCCTCGTCCAGGCCGAGGCTCTCGCAGATGTACTGGAAGGTGTGGGTGTGCACCGCCTCCTCGAAGGCCTGGCGCAGCAGGTACTGGCGGCACTCGGGGTTGGTGAGCTGCCGGTACACGGCCAGCACGATGTTGTTGGCCACCAGCGACTCGGCGGTGGCGAAGAAGCCGAGGTTGCGCTTGAGCATGAGGCGCTCGTCCTCGGTCAGCCCGTCCCTGGACTTCCACAGCGCGATGTCGGCCTGCATGGCGACCTCGGTGGGCATCCAGTGGTTGTTGCAGCCCGCGAGGTACTTCTCCCACGCCCACGTGTACTTGAGGGGGAGCAGCTGGTTGACGTCGGCGCGGGCGTTGATCATCGCCTTGTCGTCGACGTTGACGCGCTCGGCGTCGCGCTCGATCTCACCGAGGCCGCTGGTGGCGCTCGCGCTGTTCTCGGAAACTGCGGTCATGCTGGGGTTTTTTCCGTTCTCCGGACGTACCGGAAGAGTCGTGGCTGGGTGAAGGGGACGGACGCCTCCGCGGCCCGGGGCCCGCCGGAGGGCGGGGGCGGCGTCATGCCGCCCCCGCCCTCCGGTCGCCGCACGGGGGTGCGCGGCCGCCGGTGCTACTGGCAGGCCTCGCACTCGGGGTCGTCGATCGAGCAGGCCTGGCCGTCGATGATCTCGAACTCGTCCTCGTCGGCCGCGCCGCCGGTGACGGGCTGCGGGTTCGGGGACGGGCTGGGCGCGGGGCTCGGCGCCGGGGCCGGGCTCGGCGCGGGCGAGGCGACCGGGGCCGCGGGGGTCGCGGCGACCGCGTTGAGGCGGCCGTCGGTGCCCTTGAGCGTGCTCTTCTCCACGTGGGTGGCGCTCTGCGAACGCAGGTAGTAGGTGGTCTTGAGACCGGAGCGCCACGCGCGGCGGTACAGCGAGTCCAGCTTCCTGCCGCTGGGGGCCGCCATGTACAGGTTCAGCGACTGGGCCTGGTCGATCCACTTCTGGCGGCGCGAACCGGCGTCCACCAGCCACTCGGGGTCGACCTCGAACGCGGTGGCGTAGAGGGCCTTGAGGTCGGCCGGGACGCGGTCGATGGCGCCGAGGCTGCCGTCGTGCATCTTCAGCGCGGAGACCATGTCGTCGTCCCACAGGCCGCGGGCCTTGAGGTCGCGCACCAGGTAGGGGTTGACCACGGTGAAGTCGCCGGACATGTTCGACTTGACGTACAGGTTGCGGTAGACCGGCTCGATCGACTGGCTCACGCCGGTGATGTTGGCGATGGTCGCGGTCGGGGCGATGGCCATGACGTTGGAGTTGCGCATGCCCGTGGTCTTGACGCGCTCGCGCAGCGAGTCCCAGTCCAGGGTCTCGCCCCGGTCCATGTCCAGGTCGCCGTCGCGCGACTCGGCCAGCAGGCGCAGCGAGTCGATCGGCAGCACGCCCCGGCTCCACAGGGAGCCCTCGAAGCTCTCGTAGGAGCCGCGCTCGGCGGCCAGCTCCATGGAGGCCTCGATGGCGTAGTAGCTGATCAGCTCCATGCTCTCGTCGGCGAAGGAGACCGCGCCGTCGGAGGCGAAGGGCGTGCGCAGCTTGAACAGCGCGTCCTGGAAGCCCATGAGGCCCAGGCCCACGGGGCGGTGGCGCATGTTCGCGCGGCGCGCCTCGGGGATCGTGTAGAAGTTCACGTCGATGACGTTGTCGAGCATGCGCACGGCGGTGCGGACGGTGCGGCGCAGGCGCTCGGCGTCCAGGCCGTCCGGGCCCACGTGCTGGGCCAGGTTGACCGAGCCCAGGTTGCAGACCGCGACCTCGTCGGCGCTGGTGTTCAGCGTGATCTCGGTGCACAGGTTGGAGGAGTGCACCACGCCGACGTGCTGCTGCGGCGAGCGCAGGTTGGACGGGTCCTTGAAGGTGATCCACGGGTGCCCGGTCTCGAACAGCATGGTCAGCATGCGCCGCCACAGGTCGACGGCCGGGAGGGTCTTGGAGACCTTGATCCGGCCCGCCGCGGCCTCGGCCTCGTAGTGGGCGTAGGCCTCGGCGAACTCGGCGCCGTACTTGTCGTGCAGGTCGGGGACCTCGTCCGGCGAGAACAGGGTCCAGCTGCCGCCCTGCTCCACGCGCTGCATGAACAGGTCCGGAACCCAGTTCGCGGTGTTCATGTCGTGGGTGCGGCGGCGCTCGTCACCGGTGTTCTTGCGGAGGTCGAGGAACTCCTCGATGTCGATGTGCCAGGTCTCCAGGTAGGCGCACACCGCGCCCTTGCGCTTGCCGCCCTGGTTGACCGCGACGGCGGTGTCGTTGGCGATCTTCAGGAACGGCACGACGCCCTGGCTCTTGCCGTTGGTGCCGCGGATGTGCGAGCCCAGGCCGCGCACCGGGGTCCAGTCGTTGCCGAGGCCGCCGGAGTACTTGGACAGCATCGCGTTGTTGCTGATGCCGTGGAAGATGGCCTGGAGGTCGTCGCCCACGGTGGTGAGGAAGCAGGAGGACAGCTGCGCCCGCACGGTGCCCGAGTTGAACAGGGTGGGCGTGGAGGCCATGAAGTCGAACGAGGACAGCAGCTCGTAGAACTCGATGGCGCGGGCCTCGCGGTCGTCCTCGTTGAGGGCCAGACCCATGGCCACCCGCATGAAGAACGCCTGCGGCAGCTCGTAGCGCACCTCGTCGCTGTGCAGGAAGTAGCGGTCGTAGAGGGTCTGGATGCCCAGGAAGGTGAACTGCTCGTCGCGCTCGGGGCGCAGCGCGGCGCCCAGGCGGGCCAGGTCGAACTTGGCCAGCGCCGGGTCGAGCTGGCCGAGGTCGATGCCGCGTCCGACGTAGGCGGCGAGGTAGGCGGCGTAGCGCTCGCCCATCTCGGACTGGCCGGCGGCGTCGGGGGCGCCGCTGATGAAGGTGAGGGCCTCGCGGCGCAGCTTGTCCAGCAGCAGGCGGGCGGCCACGTAGGAGTAGTCCGGGTCGACCTCCACGAAGCTGCGGGCGGCCATGACCAGGGCGAGTTCCACCTCGGCGTCGGAGATGCCGGGGTAGAAGCCGCGACGGGCCTCGGTGAGGACCTTCTCCGCCGAAACACCGGTGAGCCGCGCACAGGCCTCGGCTACGACGTGCTCGATCCGGTCGACGGCGGCAGGGGGGTTGCCGTCCTTGCTGGACCGAACGGATGCGGGCACGGCCTCGACGTCAAGGGTCATACAGCGGCTCCAACCTCGATAGAAGAGTCCCGGCGGGGAGGGGACGAGAAGCGAGGGTCGCGCGGCGCTCCCGGCGGACCGGCGCACTGGGTGCGCGCGGTCGTCCGGCCGGCGGGCCGCGGCGGCTCGTTCTCGAAGCCCCGTCGTCGGCACACACTCAGGTGTGCATCACCGGTGGCGGGTGGGCGGGGACCACGGCACCGGGGTTCCGCGGGGGTTCCCGGTACCTGTGACGGCCTCTTCTTCCACTCACCGCTGCGGGGACGGCCCGGCTCGTACCGGGTCCCCTCTGCCTCACCCCGAGGGGTGAACCACCAGCGGGAGAGATACTACATCTAGGGGATGGTGCGTTGGAACACCGCAAGATGATGGCGTGTCATCGATTTCTCAGGTTCTTCGACGATTGTCGAACACACCCTGGGGGCGTGGTATGAGGGGCTCTGGGAGGCCCGTCGGCGCGAGGGCTGAGCGCCCCGTCGGGGCGGCCCTGAGGCGGCCCGACACAGCCTAGGTCGTCGCCGGGGGCGCCCGCACCCGACCCTGCCCGTGCCGCCGCCCCAGTCGGCCCGCAACGCCCGCGCACGGGGGCCGCACGGCTCCGCGGAACCTGGCGTACCCGATCCTGCGGCCGCGGCCTCGGGGCGTCGCGGAAAAGCACTCCGGGCGGAGTCGGCCCGGGCGTGTCGCGGCCCCCGGGAGGGAAACGTCGGAAACCTCACTCACCGGGGTCGGCGCGGGCCGCGGGGGCGGGCGAGCCCGGCGCGGCCCTCACCCGGCGTCGAGCCGCCGGTCCAGGGCGTCCTCGTCCAGGCCCAGGTCGACGCGGACGCGGAACCGGATCCGCAGCAGCTCCAGCAGCAGGTCGTGGACGTAGGGCGAGGCGTCCAGGCCGAGGAAGCGGTGCGCGCCGACCGTGGCCCACCGCTCGGCGCCCTCCAGGTCGTCGTGCGCGTACAGCGCCTCGGCGACGTGGATGTAGGTCTGGAGCCCCGGGGTCGCTCGCTCTCCAGGCGTTCGAGGTGGGCGTAGGCCGTCCCGACCTCGTTCAGTTGCAGCAGCGCACCGGCGCTGAGGGCGCGCGCGTCGATCACCGTGGGGCCGCCGTCGTCGATCGCCCTCTGGTAGGCCGAGCAGGCGCGCTCGAACTCCTGGGCGATCTCCCACTGCTCCCCCGCGCGCACGAACAGCTCCGCGCGGGAGATCTCGCTTCCGGCGTCGACCCGGTTGGCCAGGTCCATGAGCTGGGCGGCGACCCGTCCGTGCTCACCAGACCGGACGGCGTGGAATTCCAAACGGTCGAGTTCTGCCGTCGTCACGTGGGTCAACCGCATCGCCCTCATCACCTACTCGCACTCCCCGCGCAAGGATCTCAGGGCCTGGCACGCTCCAGTGCCTGCCAGAACCCCTGGCGCAGTCCGTCCCGGACCTCGTCACGCAACAGGTGGTCGATCGGCAGCGAGGAACCCTGGAGCAGACGCGCCTCCAGGTCGGAGGGCATCCGGGGCCTGCGGGCGAGGACGGCCTCGACCCACAGGGCGGGCGCCTCGCGGGCGATCGACTCCGCGAAGTCGTTCCCTTCTTTGCGCGCAACATGCACCGCTTCGTCAACGGTATGCGTGGCGGGACGCGTCTGCTGGGGATATCCAGGACTGGGACGCGGTTCCCGGTAGTCGCCGGCGGCGAACCGGCTGTCTTGTTCGGGACCAGTAGGCTGCGGTCCCCCGTAGGAGGGGGCCGCCCCACCGCGTTGGGCGGTGTCAGTTTCCGTACTGGTCCCATAGGTAGGGTTTGCGTCGTTCGCACCCCCGAAGCCGGGGTTGTCCCCCGGGCCGAACCTGGGGTCCTGGGGCGGGGCGCTCCTCTGCGGTGGCGCGTGCCCCGGTTGCCCGTGCCCCGGCTGCCCGCCGTGCTGGCCCGGCTGGCCGTGCTGGCCCGGCTGCAGGGACTGCCCCTCCTGGGAGAAGGAGCGCTGCGGCCCGGTCCCGCCGGCGAAGGACTGCTGTGGCCCGGTCCCGCCGGCGAAGGACTGCTGCGGCCCCGTCATGTGCTGCTGCGGGGGCGGTGCCTGTCTCGCCGGAAGCCCGTAGCCCGTCTGGTCGGCCCCGCGCAGCGACTGGTGCCCCCCGGTGACGGGGTAGCCCCCCTGGCCGCCCGGCGCCGGGTGCCCCCCGGTCATCGAGGCGCCCGGATAGGCGCTGTTGCCGCCCACGTTCGGCGGGACCTGGCCGCCGGAGGGGAACCCGTTGGCGTCGATCGGGCCGGACTGCTGGTTGTCCGTGTTCGGCCCGGCCAGG is drawn from Nocardiopsis dassonvillei subsp. dassonvillei DSM 43111 and contains these coding sequences:
- a CDS encoding NYN domain-containing protein, producing the protein MDRCALFVDAGYLLADGAMAVHGTRNRDSVSWDYTGLVQFLNEVARDRTGLPLLRCYWYEAVADDRRTQEQDGIADIPGIKFRGARIRPGRREGVESYVQRDLTTLARTGVLCDAVLVSGDEDMAPVVADVQDMGVRVTVVHVSVEGNWTISRALRRECDDLIEIGAGHLRPHVNLLSSGGAAQETAAKTTTPFSNGRARSAPETPRQPVATAQPGGSRVEAASSSAVGLEAMFAGTGGQPAPQGSAMDQLRAMRRSLAQQRGGGDHLAGPNTDNQQSGPIDANGFPSGGQVPPNVGGNSAYPGASMTGGHPAPGGQGGYPVTGGHQSLRGADQTGYGLPARQAPPPQQHMTGPQQSFAGGTGPQQSFAGGTGPQRSFSQEGQSLQPGQHGQPGQHGGQPGHGQPGHAPPQRSAPPQDPRFGPGDNPGFGGANDANPTYGTSTETDTAQRGGAAPSYGGPQPTGPEQDSRFAAGDYREPRPSPGYPQQTRPATHTVDEAVHVARKEGNDFAESIAREAPALWVEAVLARRPRMPSDLEARLLQGSSLPIDHLLRDEVRDGLRQGFWQALERARP
- a CDS encoding DUF397 domain-containing protein; amino-acid sequence: MTGRNDARARWRDGRDGTGWRKSSMSSDAGSCCEASLGEPGRILFRDSHHPDGHTLRFGAGEWLSLLASLS
- the fxsT gene encoding FxSxx-COOH system tetratricopeptide repeat protein codes for the protein MDELSHRYRNVLDNLTGGPSRLAVLVDSSPLMGLHTAGVAALTGEAERAGATVVRFHPGHAVHAPQLGGAEAAVLVTDTLDRSWRQPRLRAWIAELAARLPTAVLHLLDRSVWPEGPLTPRPMRMTAPFPASPASWAFARAPDEASAPGLPADAAVLPVLECEPEALAEWASVVDGRPGAWEADVCVLPPGGARPPSAVPWEPDPVSRFLSHASRGARELAVRLTQAPVNLPVAELIQRNIPHAPRDGRLAVTEIAEVFGGELMDPTLPPGDLHDPAATALEFLPGVRRDLLGRFGDLSVMRSVYYSLGIEFKDSARIYQWLARIETGAPLVPSLDGEEGLAAAVLPALSEMPGEYRRFAGHLRAALEGDSAPAVPGGATAPSATDRRTPAAPREEPSPTVTDTRASETESAPSEPTIPRSRRRQSRTRPLAKLRGVPPHNLNFTGREKILERVHGLLEESSGGIYLLSGGGGIGKTQIATEYAHRYRDSYDLIWWVPANSPADIQQSYMHLARHLGLAEDGGNLEKTAQRVRDVLESDPEVGRWLLILDDVSNLDQLGGGELPTDGPGDIIITSRDQSWIPSGRSEGSVVPSLTPQESVALLRKVCPQGLEDDDDALRIAERLEHLPLALAQVGAYLRDSLMSVEDFLQLIQDKFDDLVTHVESEDLYPLPLAAAWNMQLDDLRRGTGGDRALKRMVREFVQLCSFFGPRPLARTLFHRARGLSANPELAQILGNEMALSRVLRYVSRHSLAEFDRSKHTFQMHVTFQTVVQSTLGDEERVRYRDLAHRLLAQSDPLGPELPQNWPEYQLLLTHVTASEAWRSHDPQVRGLVHNVIVYLVETGNDDATLELADRAIEAWYDDIPQRFQVQLLRARVLRLRGDNEVALAEAERMYAEQSELEGPESEEALEARRARAIALSNLGHYDEALAMFEDIHRTRTALFTEDDENTLVIAHDIGDCLRRLGRFQDALDLDRRTLEQRKYLFGSNGIPTLRSRLSVGLGLMALGHLEEAREALEDCQRRFEATEADASAHTSEIPIFLSVVNRRLGAHGSALELSQRAVDANTSRHRPHSRVTLHVNSIHMVNLAFAERVAEAKSLADDLLEHMDAVYSGRHLFPWASRANAAIVLRMAGEYERAYALDVEARQEILRLFPDARITVAAVEVNLGSDLFALGRLKEARAQDAASVELCREVLGEHNLFLTTARRNLLISRRALGEDVREEWAALRDHYTARFGPDHRFVTTMAEYARLDTDIVPVRT
- a CDS encoding ribonucleoside-diphosphate reductase subunit alpha, whose amino-acid sequence is MTLDVEAVPASVRSSKDGNPPAAVDRIEHVVAEACARLTGVSAEKVLTEARRGFYPGISDAEVELALVMAARSFVEVDPDYSYVAARLLLDKLRREALTFISGAPDAAGQSEMGERYAAYLAAYVGRGIDLGQLDPALAKFDLARLGAALRPERDEQFTFLGIQTLYDRYFLHSDEVRYELPQAFFMRVAMGLALNEDDREARAIEFYELLSSFDFMASTPTLFNSGTVRAQLSSCFLTTVGDDLQAIFHGISNNAMLSKYSGGLGNDWTPVRGLGSHIRGTNGKSQGVVPFLKIANDTAVAVNQGGKRKGAVCAYLETWHIDIEEFLDLRKNTGDERRRTHDMNTANWVPDLFMQRVEQGGSWTLFSPDEVPDLHDKYGAEFAEAYAHYEAEAAAGRIKVSKTLPAVDLWRRMLTMLFETGHPWITFKDPSNLRSPQQHVGVVHSSNLCTEITLNTSADEVAVCNLGSVNLAQHVGPDGLDAERLRRTVRTAVRMLDNVIDVNFYTIPEARRANMRHRPVGLGLMGFQDALFKLRTPFASDGAVSFADESMELISYYAIEASMELAAERGSYESFEGSLWSRGVLPIDSLRLLAESRDGDLDMDRGETLDWDSLRERVKTTGMRNSNVMAIAPTATIANITGVSQSIEPVYRNLYVKSNMSGDFTVVNPYLVRDLKARGLWDDDMVSALKMHDGSLGAIDRVPADLKALYATAFEVDPEWLVDAGSRRQKWIDQAQSLNLYMAAPSGRKLDSLYRRAWRSGLKTTYYLRSQSATHVEKSTLKGTDGRLNAVAATPAAPVASPAPSPAPAPSPAPSPSPNPQPVTGGAADEDEFEIIDGQACSIDDPECEACQ
- a CDS encoding CU044_2847 family protein, translating into MIDFVTDDGTVVSIESVPARREGAANVSRRSEEATGDRRLDDVLLRIRKVAEAVSGQLRELSSSSLAPSETEVEFGVSVTAEAGAVVVKGSAEATFNVRMTWSDKG
- a CDS encoding ribonucleotide-diphosphate reductase subunit beta, translated to MTAVSENSASATSGLGEIERDAERVNVDDKAMINARADVNQLLPLKYTWAWEKYLAGCNNHWMPTEVAMQADIALWKSRDGLTEDERLMLKRNLGFFATAESLVANNIVLAVYRQLTNPECRQYLLRQAFEEAVHTHTFQYICESLGLDEGELFNMYREVPSITAKDAWALKYTQNLENPEFRTGTPEADQAFLRDLVAFYVIFEGMWFYTGFAQILSLGRRNKMVGIAEQYQYILRDESIHLNFGIDVINQIKIENPHLWSEEFQAEVRQMLTEACELEVAYGRETMPRGVLGLNAELCEKYMHFITDRRAEQIGLAPIFGETENPFPWMSEMMDLQKEKNFFETRVIEYQTGGGLDWD